A window from Fragaria vesca subsp. vesca linkage group LG5, FraVesHawaii_1.0, whole genome shotgun sequence encodes these proteins:
- the LOC101307404 gene encoding putative F-box/FBD/LRR-repeat protein At1g78760-like translates to MASNSKSQLRITDRISDLPDSLICHILSFLPTKNSVCTSILASRWKRVWASVTSLDFHEIYFPDSESFVLFVSRVFYFRNSSEIQKFKPECYCVERFSHIDGWIRTAPMHNLAELDLCVENYGSFLEDENLKLPKSVFMCKTLVVLKLRSIIIINTPTSWCLPCLKVLLISVSFPGHDLMEKLLLGCPALEDLAISGTVGEGYLNFNVSALELKKLGISLDTENDDRCLADYNDLNVLVRAPKLEYFGLEQNVLSNCVLKNLKSLVEATIDLTYHVPTEYSGFVGRATALLAQICHVKYLSLSAHGLDNCELPVFGNLKQLRLVLHRCCSWWAEFLMSSPILEFLVLEHDCNCDGLGEYGIKEKELLWHPPELVPNCLLSHVKTICINRFLGKDDEFEVAKYLLKNGEVLNSMKICTGRNIVCTKEVMLEKLLMFERVSKTCQVEIA, encoded by the exons ATGGCTTCAAATTCCAAGAGTCAATTGCGAATTACAGATAGGATCAGTGACTTACCAGATTCACTTATTTGTCACATCCTTTCCTTTCTGCCAACAAAGAATTCTGTATGCACCAGCATTTTGGCTTCAAGATGGAAGAGAGTCTGGGCCTCTGTTACTAGTCTAGACTTTCATGAAATATATTTTCCAGACTCCGAAAGCTTTGTGTTGTTTGTTAGTCGTGTATTTTACTTTCGCAACTCATCAGAAATTCAAAAGTTCAAACCGGAATGCTACTGTGTTGAGCGTTTCTCTCACATTGATGGTTGGATTCGAACTGCCCCTATGCATAATCTTGCTGAACTTGATCTTTGTGTTGAAAATTATGGATCATTTCTGGAGGATGAGAATCTCAAGTTGCCTAAAAGTGTTTTCATGTGCAAAACACTGGTTGTTTTGAAACTGAGGTCAATTATTATAATCAATACTCCTACTTCATGGTGTTTGCCATGTCTCAAGGTCCTACTTATTTCAGTTAGTTTTCCTGGTCATGACCTGATGGAAAAGCTTCTGCTTGGCTGCCCTGCGCTTGAAGATTTGGCTATATCTGGAACTGTTGGAGAAGGCTATTTGAATTTCAACGTCTCTGCTCTTGAACTTAAGAAGTTAGGGATCAGTCTTGACACTGAAAATGATGATAGATGTTTGGCTGATTACAATGATCTCAATGTTCTTGTTAGAGCTCCAAAGCTCGAATACTTTGGTCTTGAGCAAAACGTTTTGTCAAATTGTGTTTTGAAGAATTTAAAGTCTTTAGTCGAAGCCACTATTGATCTCACTTACCACGTACCAACTGAATATTCTGGCTTTGTTGGCCGTGCGACTGCGCTTTTGGCACAAATTTGCCATGTCAAATATTTGTCTCTTTCAGCACATGGTTTGGAT AATTGTGAGCTGCCTGTGTTCGGTAATTTGAAACAATTGAGGCTGGTTCTTCATCGTTGCTGTTCTTGGTGGGCAGAATTTCTCATGAGCTCACCTATTCTAGAGTTTCTTGTCCTAGAACAC GACTGCAATTGTGACGGACTAGGGGAATATGGTATTAAAGAGAAGGAGCTACTTTGGCATCCTCCTGAGTTGGTGCCGAATTGTCTGTTGTCACACGTCAAGACTATCTGTATCAATAGATTCCTGGGAAAGGACGATGAGTTTGAAGTGGCAAAATACTTGTTAAAGAATGGTGAAGTTTTGAATAGCATGAAAATTTGCACAGGTCGTAATATTGTGTGTACAAAGGAGGTGATGTTGGAGAAACTTCTAATGTTTGAGAGGGTTTCCAAGACATGTCAAGTTGAAATTGCCTGA
- the LOC101291528 gene encoding probable pectinesterase/pectinesterase inhibitor 41-like: protein MASTKLFNPLSLFLILFSLLISHSSSADVPLNTSLPPETICNSTPHPSYCLSVLPHKNANVYEFGRFSVNHSLLQSQNLMVSLNQYLQSYRSSLSQTAIQALEDCKFLASMNIDFISNTMQKVNTTGDAVLPSSDADDLQTLLSAIMTNQQTCSDALRSVTTVQDELLVPLLNCTSMYSVSLALFTQGWVPKGHKNPNGTPNHLKFRKGRLSLKMSSKARGVYDWVISRPGRRLLQAAGDEEVVVKDIVVVSKDGSGNFTTINDAITAAPNNSVASDGYFLVYVTAGVYEEYVSIASNKQYLLLIGDGINQTIITGNRNVVDGSTTFDSATLAVVAEGFVGVNITVRNTAGPSKMQAVAVRNGADLSVFYSCSFEAYQDTLYAHSLRQFYRECDIYGTVDFIFGNAALVLQNCNLYPRQPLKGQSNPITAQGRTDPNQNTGTSIQNCTITAAADLASSNFTVKTYLGRPWKEYSRTVYLQNFMDSLIDPVGWLEWDGDFALSTLYYAEYDNRGPGSNTSSRVTWPGYHIIGATDAANFTVSNFLVGDNWLPQTGVPYTGGLV, encoded by the exons ATGGCTTCTACTAAGCTCTTCAATCCTCTTTCACTATTCCTCATTCTCTTCTCTTTACTCATCTCTCATTCTTCATCTGCCGACGTTCCTCTCAACACTTCTCTCCCGCCGGAAACCATCTGCAACTCCACCCCACACCCTTCTTACTGCTTATCCGTCCTCCCTCACAAAAATGCCAACGTCTACGAGTTCGGACGCTTCTCCGTCAACCACTCTCTCCTCCAATCCCAAAACCTAATGGTCTCCCTCAACCAGTACCTCCAGAGCTACCGTTCCTCTTTATCACAAACCGCCATTCAAGCCCTCGAGGACTGCAAGTTTCTCGCGTCCATGAACATCGACTTCATCTCAAACACCATGCAAAAGGTTAACACCACCGGCGACGCGGTGCTTCCGAGCTCCGATGCCGATGATCTCCAGACATTGCTCAGTGCCATCATGACAAACCAACAGACTTGTTCAGACGCTCTCCGATCTGTCACTACTGTCCAAGACGAGCTCTTAGTCCCGCTACTCAACTGTACAAGCATGTACAGCGTCTCTTTGGCTCTGTTCACACAGGGTTGGGTGCCAAAGGGTCACAAGAACCCTAACGGGACGCCGAACCATCTCAAGTTTCGAAAGGGGAGGTTGTCACTGAAAATGTCAAGCAAAGCGCGTGGAGTGTACGACTGGGTGATAAGCCGGCCGGGAAGGCGGCTTCTTCAGGCTGCCGGAGATGAGGAAGTTGTGGTTAAGGACATTGTGGTGGTGAGCAAAGATGGAAGTGGGAACTTCACCACCATCAATGATGCTATTACTGCTGCGCCGAATAACTCTGTTGCTAGTGATGGGTATTTCTTGGTATATGTCACTGCCGGTGTCTATGAAGAGTATGTTTCGATTGCGTCGAACAAGCAGTACTTGTTGCTGATCGGAGATGGTATTAATCAGACCATCATCACTGGAAACCGCAATGTCGTGGATGGATCGACTACTTTCGACTCTGCTACTCTAG CTGTGGTAGCAGAAGGGTTTGTGGGAGTCAACATAACTGTTCGCAACACGGCTGGACCAAGTAAAATGCAGGCCGTGGCGGTCCGGAACGGCGCCGACTTGTCGGTCTTCTACAGCTGCAGCTTTGAGGCCTACCAGGACACCCTATACGCGCATTCTCTCCGACAATTCTACCGAGAATGCGACATCTATGGAACTGTGGACTTCATATTTGGCAATGCTGCACTTGTTTTACAAAACTGTAACCTCTACCCTCGGCAGCCACTCAAAGGCCAATCCAATCCCATCACGGCACAGGGCAGAACCGACCCGAATCAAAACACCGGAACTTCCATCCAGAACTGCACGATTACAGCCGCTGCGGACTTGGCTTCGAGTAACTTCACTGTCAAGACATATCTAGGGAGGCCATGGAAGGAGTACTCGAGGACGGTTTACTTGCAGAATTTCATGGATAGTTTGATTGATCCAGTTGGTTGGCTCGAGTGGGATGGAGATTTTGCACTGAGCACATTGTATTATGCTGAGTATGATAATAGAGGACCTGGATCAAACACTAGTAGCAGAGTTACATGGCCTGGTTACCATATAATCGGTGCAACTGATGCTGCAAATTTTACAGTGTCCAACTTTCTGGTCGGAGATAATTGGTTGCCTCAAACAGGTGTGCCTTATACCGGTGGCTTAGTTTGA
- the LOC101291827 gene encoding probable pectinesterase/pectinesterase inhibitor 20-like: MASKLFNPLVTSSLSLLFLIIFALFISQPSAADVPLNTSVPPETICKSTPHPSVCTSVLPHKNANVYDFGRFSVQYSFVQSQKLLDLINKYLQGGSSLSQLEIQALEDCKSLALLNIDFLSNALETVNKTSDVLPSSDADDVQTLLSAILTNQQTCFDGLQSVSSVQNDLSVSVSNGTNFYSVSLALVTKGWVPKGHKSNGTPNQSRKHLSFREGRLSLKMSSKARAVYDSVINRRRHLLQAGDEEVVVKDIVVVSQDGTGNFTTINDAINAAPNNTVASDGYFLVYITAGVYEEYVSIISKKKYLLLIGDGINQTIITGSNSVGGGSTTFNSATLAVVATGFIAVNITVRNTAGPSMGQAVAVRNGADLSVFYSCSFEGYQDTLYTHSMRQFYRECDIYGTVDFIFGNAAVVFQNCNIYPRQPRQGQTNPITAQGRTDPNQNTGTSIQNCTITAADDLASSNFTVKTYLGRPWKEYSRTVYLQNFMDSLIDPAGWLAWSGDFALSTLYYGEYDNKGPGADTSNRVTWPGYHIIGATDASNFTVSNFVLGDSWLPQTGVPYTGGLM, translated from the exons ATGGCTTCTAAGCTCTTCAATCCTCTTGTAACTTCATCACTATCACTACTATTCCTCATCATTTTCGCTTTGTTCATATCTCAACCTTCAGCGGCAGATGTTCCTCTCAACACTTCTGTTCCGCCTGAAACCATATGCAAGTCCACTCCACACCCTTCTGTCTGCACTTCCGTCCTCCCTCACAAAAACGCCAATGTCTATGACTTCGGCCGGTTTTCAGTCCAATACTCCTTCGTACAATCCCAAAAGCTTCTGGATTTGATCAACAAGTATCTTCAAGGGGGTTCCAGTTTATCTCAACTGGAAATCCAAGCCCTCGAAGATTGCAAGTCCCTTGCATTGTTAAATATAGATTTCTTATCAAACGCTCTTGAAACTGTTAACAAGACGAGCGACGTTCTTCCGAGCTCCGATGCCGATGATGTCCAAACCCTCCTCAGTGCCATCTTGACCAACCAGCAGACATGTTTTGATGGCCTTCAATCTGTGAGTTCAGTCCAAAATGATCTCTCAGTGTCTGTCTCTAATGGTACAAACTTTTACAGTGTCTCATTGGCGTTGGTTACAAAGGGTTGGGTGCCAAAGGGTCACAAAAGTAATGGAACACCAAACCAGTCGAGAAAGCATCTCAGTTTCCGAGAGGGGCGATTGTCACTGAAAATGTCAAGCAAAGCTCGTGCAGTTTACGACTCAGTTATCAATCGAAGAAGGCACCTTCTTCAGGCCGGAGATGAAGAAGTTGTGGTGAAGGACATTGTGGTTGTGAGCCAAGATGGAACCGGAAACTTCACTACCATCAATGATGCTATCAATGCTGCCCCCAATAACACTGTTGCAAGTGATGGATACTTCTTGGTATATATCACTGCCGGCGTTTATGAGGAGTATGTATCAATTATATCGAAAAAGAAGTACTTGTTGCTGATCGGAGACGGTATTAATCAGACAATCATCACCGGAAGCAACAGTGTCGGAGGCGGTTCAACCACCTTCAACTCTGCCACTTTAG CTGTGGTAGCAACAGGGTTTATTGCAGTGAACATAACTGTTCGAAACACTGCTGGACCAAGCATGGGGCAAGCAGTTGCAGTTCGAAACGGCGCCGACTTGTCAGTTTTCTACAGCTGCAGCTTTGAGGGATACCAAGACACCTTATACACACATTCTATGAGACAATTCTACAGAGAATGTGACATCTACGGAACGGTTGATTTCATATTCGGAAATGCTGCAGTTGTTTTCCAAAACTGCAACATATACCCTCGCCAGCCCCGACAAGGCCAGACGAATCCTATCACAGCGCAGGGCCGAACAGACCCGAATCAGAACACAGGGACTTCAATCCAGAATTGCACCATTACAGCCGCAGATGATTTGGCTTCGAGTAACTTCACTGTCAAGACATATCTAGGGAGGCCATGGAAGGAGTACTCGAGGACGGTTTACTTGCAGAATTTCATGGATAGTTTGATTGATCCTGCTGGCTGGCTAGCATGGAGTGGAGATTTTGCACTGAGCACATTGTATTATGGTGAGTATGATAATAAAGGACCCGGAGCAGACACTAGTAACAGAGTTACATGGCCTGGTTACCATATAATCGGTGCAACTGATGCTTCAAATTTTACAGTGTCAAACTTCGTGTTGGGGGATAGTTGGTTGCCTCAAACAGGAGTGCCTTACACCGGTGGCTTAATGTGA
- the LOC101292122 gene encoding probable pectinesterase/pectinesterase inhibitor 41-like yields the protein MASKLYSLVTLSSILFLTIFSLLTSPSLAVDVLLNTPLSSETICNSTPHPSYCKSVLPRKSANVYDFGRFSVQQSLVQSKILLDLLEKYLSGRRSSLTLPAIQALEDCHFLASLNIDFLSQAIGTVGETSNVLPSSDADDVQTLLSAILTNQQTCADGLNSLATVHNDLIVPLSNGTNLYSVSLALFTKGWVPKGGKNNVTPGQSYRHLNFRKGRLSLKMSSKVRAVYDSVINRRRHLLQAGDEEVVVKDIVVVSQDGTGNFTTINDAINAAPNNSVASDGYFLVYITAGVYQEYVSISSKKKYLLMIGDGINQTIITGNHSVGDGWTTFNSPTFAVAAQGFVAVNITFQNKAGPSKGQAVAVRNDGDLSVFYSCSFEAYQDTLYTHSMRQFYRECDIYGTVDFIFGNAAVAFQNCNIYPRRPLQGQSNTITAQGRTDVNQNTGISIQNCTVTAAADLASSTFTVKNYLGRPWKEYSRTIFMQGFIDSFIDPAGWLAWNGDFALSTLYYAEYNNSGPGSNTNNRVTWPGYHVIGATEAANFTVSNFILGDNWLPQTGVPYTGGLI from the exons ATGGCTTCAAAGCTCTACTCTCTTGTAACCCTTTCATCAATATTGTTTCTCACCATCTTCTCTTTGCTTACCTCTCCATCTCTAGCTGTAGATGTTCTTCTAAACACTCCTCTTTCATCAGAAACCATATGCAACTCCACACCACACCCTTCTTACTGTAAATCTGTCCTCCCTCGCAAAAGCGCCAACGTCTATGACTTCGGCCGCTTTTCAGTCCAGCAGTCACTTGTTCAATCCAAAATTCTTTTGGATTTGCTCGAAAAATATCTCAGTGGCCGGCGTTCTAGTCTAACCTTACCCGCAATCCAAGCCCTAGAGGATTGTCACTTCCTTGCTTCGTTAAACATTGATTTCTTGTCACAAGCCATTGGTACCGTCGGAGAGACTAGTAATGTTCTTCCAAGCTCAGATGCTGACGATGTCCAAACCTTGCTCAGTGCCATTTTAACCAACCAGCAAACTTGTGCTGATGGCCTTAATTCTTTGGCCACTGTCCACAACGATCTCATAGTCCCACTCTCTAATGGTACAAATTTGTACAGTGTCTCTTTAGCTTTGTTTACAAAGGGTTGGGTGCCAAAGGGTGGCAAAAATAATGTGACACCAGGTCAATCCTACAGGCATCTCAATTTCAGGAAGGGGCGATTGTCACTGAAAATGTCGAGCAAAGTGCGTGCAGTTTACGATTCAGTTATAAATCGAAGAAGGCACCTTCTTCAGGCCGGAGATGAAGAAGTTGTGGTGAAGGACATTGTGGTTGTGAGCCAAGATGGAACCGGAAACTTCACTACCATCAATGATGCTATCAATGCTGCACCTAATAACTCCGTTGCTAGTGATGGTTACTTCTTGGTATATATCACTGCTGGTGTTTATCAAGAGTACGTTTCGATTTCATCAAAAAAGAAGTACTTGCTTATGATTGGAGATGGTATCAACCAGACAATCATCACAGGAAACCACAGCGTCGGAGACGGATGGACTACTTTCAACTCTCCCACTTTTG CTGTGGCGGCTCAAGGATTTGTAGCAGTAAACATTACTTTTCAAAACAAGGCCGGACCAAGCAAGGGGCAGGCAGTGGCAGTTAGAAACGATGGCGATTTGTCGGTTTTCTATAGCTGCAGCTTTGAAGCCTACCAAGACACCTTATACACACATTCCATGAGACAATTCTACAGAGAATGTGATATCTATGGAACTGTTGATTTCATATTCGGCAATGCTGCTGTTGCTTTCCAAAACTGCAACATCTACCCCCGTCGTCCCCTCCAAGGCCAATCAAATACCATCACTGCTCAAGGGCGGACCGACGTGAATCAGAATACCGGGATTTCAATCCAGAATTGCACAGTTACAGCGGCAGCTGATCTCGCTTCGAGTACTTTTACTGTCAAGAACTATCTGGGGAGGCCATGGAAGGAATACTCGAGGACAATTTTCATGCAGGGTTTCATCGATAGTTTCATAGATCCTGCAGGTTGGCTTGCGTGGAATGGAGACTTTGCACTGAGCACATTGTATTATGCTGAGTATAATAATAGTGGACCTGGATCAAACACTAACAACAGAGTTACATGGCCTGGTTACCATGTCATCGGTGCAACTGAGGCCGCCAACTTTACAGTCTCCAACTTCATATTGGGGGATAATTGGCTGCCTCAGACAGGAGTGCCTTACACTGGTGGCTTAATTTGA
- the LOC101307700 gene encoding uncharacterized protein LOC101307700, whose protein sequence is MAINLVQGFRTQILPTHKASIGLIYPDAEYLVIRIPDSRVLLFLARSVILALVIVSIPWLNSLVPMTSTANEIIGSSATNLELVPLIFHDLAKEGLIKTGHGEKAVFVNNGAIQSSEILKDNGVDLIHEDQQNSVNDQSVDFAFVSVFPSAVKFIERTLKVGGIVALQLSEEASMKFRMPSNYKMVYLRKFDATVMAMRKMSSSSVSTATNSPPTRRRLLSEDAKKEALKNLEDVLLEPPRAKSGKSSRYLKKTRYLPDLMGDSLEGYSRRIFIDVGGSGTNWFAKNYPTRNKNFEMYKIETTLTDESAGSKGVLQTSMSGWLEKNVKEEEYVVMKAEAEVVEEMMQGKVMNLVDELFLECKPQGHNGKGNVSTRRAYWQCLALYGQLRDEGVAVHQWWG, encoded by the coding sequence ATGGCGATCAATTTGGTCCAAGGTTTCCGAACCCAAATCCTCCCGACGCACAAAGCCAGCATTGGATTAATATACCCTGATGCCGAGTACTTAGTTATTAGGATCCCTGACTCACGAGTCTTGTTGTTTCTTGCTCGATCTGTCATCTTGGCTTTGGTGATCGTCTCCATTCCATGGTTGAACTCACTTGTTCCCATGACATCAACCGCTAATGAAATCATCGGCTCCTCCGCGACTAATCTCGAGCTCGTGCCACTCATCTTCCACGACTTGGCCAAAGAAGGCCTCATCAAAACCGGCCATGGCGAGAAGGCAGTGTTTGTTAACAATGGTGCCATACAAAGCTCAGAGATCCTCAAAGACAATGGAGTGGATCTCATTCACGAAGACCAACAGAACTCGGTCAACGACCAATCTGTTGACTTCGCCTTCGTCTCCGTCTTCCCTTCCGCCGTGAAGTTCATCGAAAGAACTCTCAAGGTTGGCGGCATTGTTGCGCTCCAGCTCAGCGAGGAAGCTTCCATGAAGTTCCGCATGCCTTCTAACTACAAGATGGTCTACCTCCGAAAATTCGACGCCACCGTCATGGCCATGAGGAAGATGAGTAGTTCATCGGTTTCAACTGCTACTAATTCTCCTCCCACGCGCCGACGTCTTCTATCCGAGGATGCAAAGAAGGAGGCATTGAAGAATCTCGAAGATGTGCTTCTCGAACCGCCACGTGCTAAATCGGGCAAATCGAGCCGATACTTGAAGAAAACTCGCTACCTTCCCGACTTGATGGGAGACTCGCTCGAGGGATACTCTCGCAGGATCTTCATCGACGTTGGCGGTAGCGGCACCAACTGGTTTGCCAAGAATTACCCGACTCGCAACAAGAATTTCGAGATGTACAAGATCGAGACAACCCTAACGGATGAGTCCGCCGGCAGCAAGGGGGTTCTTCAGACCAGTATGTCGGGGTGGTTGGAGAAGAATGTAAAGGAGGAAGAGTATGTTGTGATGAAGGCGGAGGCCGAAGTGGTGGAGGAAATGATGCAGGGAAAGGTGATGAACTTGGTTGATGAGCTTTTCTTGGAATGCAAGCCACAAGGGCATAATGGGAAAGGTAATGTGAGCACTCGTAGGGCTTACTGGCAGTGCTTGGCTTTGTACGGACAGCTGAGGGACGAAGGTGTTGCAGTGCACCAATGGTGGGGTTAA
- the LOC101292413 gene encoding aspartic proteinase nepenthesin-1-like, with product MDSKLAHCFLFFALLVSLTKAVDPCASKPYGSGDLSIIPTYSKCSPITSPKTDSFNTVLTMASKDPERFKYLSTLVAQKTTSAPIASGQQVLNIPNYIVQIKLGTPGQLMYMVLDTSNDIAWVPCSGCTGCSSIAFSPNTSTTFGQLDCSVPQCAQARGLSCPAGSPAGCSFNQSYGGGSSFSASLVQDALGLGKDVIPKYSFGCINAISGANIPPQGLLGLGRGSMSLLSQSGSLYSGVFSYCLPSFKSYYFSGSLKLGPVGQPKSIRTTPLLKNPRRPSLYYVNLTGISVGKVLVPIAPQFLAFDPTTGAGTIIDSGTTITRFVQPVYDAIRDEFRKQVNTTFSSLGAFDTCFNTNNEAVAPAITFRFTGLVLTLPLENSLIHSSSGTLACLAMAAAPTNVNSVLNVIANLQQQNLRILFDVANSRLGIARELCN from the coding sequence ATGGACTCAAAGCTTGCTCATTGCTTTCTCTTCTTTGCTCTTCTAGTCTCTCTCACCAAAGCTGTTGATCCTTGTGCTTCCAAACCATATGGCTCAGGTGACCTCTCCATTATTCCCACCTATAGCAAATGCTCCCCCATAACTTCACCGAAGACCGACTCATTCAACACAGTCCTAACCATGGCCTCCAAGGACCCGGAGCGGTTCAAGTACTTGTCAACCTTAGTGGCCCAAAAGACCACTTCGGCTCCCATTGCTTCGGGCCAACAGGTCCTTAACATACCCAACTACATAGTCCAGATCAAGTTGGGCACCCCGGGCCAGCTCATGTACATGGTCCTTGACACTAGCAACGACATTGCTTGGGTTCCTTGTTCCGGGTGCACCGGGTGCTCCTCCATCGCCTTTTCGCCCAACACGTCCACAACTTTCGGGCAGTTGGACTGCTCGGTGCCCCAATGCGCCCAGGCCCGCGGGCTCTCATGTCCGGCCGGGTCTCCCGCCGGGTGCTCTTTTAACCAATCGTACGGTGGAGGCTCGTCGTTTTCCGCCTCGCTTGTGCAAGATGCCTTGGGACTAGGGAAAGATGTCATTCCGAAATACTCTTTTGGATGCATCAATGCCATCTCTGGGGCAAACATTCCGCCGCAGGGGCTATTGGGCTTGGGCCGTGGATCCATGTCGTTGCTCTCGCAGTCGGGCTCGCTCTACTCGGGTGTGTTCTCATATTGTTTACCCAGTTTCAAATCATACTACTTTTCCGGGTCTCTCAAGCTGGGCCCTGTCGGCCAGCCCAAGTCCATCAGAACCACCCCACTTCTCAAAAACCCTCGCCGGCCATCCTTGTATTACGTCAACCTCACCGGAATCAGCGTCGGCAAGGTCCTCGTGCCCATTGCCCCTCAATTCCTAGCCTTTGACCCGACCACCGGCGCGGGAACCATCATAGACTCCGGCACAACAATCACCCGATTCGTGCAACCCGTCTACGACGCCATCCGAGACGAGTTCAGAAAACAAGTGAACACTACGTTTTCGAGCTTGGGGGCATTCGACACTTGCTTCAACACAAACAACGAAGCCGTAGCGCCGGCCATTACATTCCGTTTCACGGGTTTGGTGTTGACGTTGCCATTGGAGAACAGCTTGATTCACAGTAGCTCGGGGACGCTGGCTTGCTTGGCAATGGCAGCTGCCCCCACTAATGTGAACTCGGTGCTGAATGTGATAGCCAACTTGCAGCAGCAGAACCTTAGGATTCTGTTTGATGTTGCCAACTCTCGGTTGGGCATTGCCCGTGAGCTTTGTAATTGA